One part of the Sorangiineae bacterium MSr11954 genome encodes these proteins:
- a CDS encoding amino acid adenylation domain-containing protein, protein MSLSRPTRHGQPLSHGQRALWFLHQNAPEDPAYNLVFACWLRRPLDAAAWRRALEKLVERHPSLRTRYPLDHLADDGPIQCVDDCVPICFEHMKVPGIGDEELCAQAAAAFRRPFVLEQGPVIRLHIFSRTPQEHLWLLPVHHIAADYWSLQILTDEIFAFYLEETEGVASALPAHGTSYAEFVRWQDDMLEGPEGDRLWAHWKAQLGGELPVLDLPTDRPRPALQTYRGSVHEFRLDAALTARLRQFARARGATLHTVIRTGFQALLHRYSGQDEQLLGTLTSGRGGRADLAETIGYFVNPVALRADFSGDPSFAQALERARVVAKGAFQHQEYPFALAVERLRPPRDPSRTPLFQVTFILQKPHRLPGSLPFVLGPGGARMNLRGFELESVALAQGVTRFDLDLMMEELDDDVWGCLMYNLDLFDRARVARMMEHLAVLLGAAAESPDRPISELPLLTDGERAELELRARVTRRGGYGTNTVLDLFAAQRAHRPDAVAATDGVSTRTYAELGERAHRLARYLRKRGVGPGVLVGVCVDRSVRMLEATLGVLAAGGAYVPLDPGFPEERLAFMREDSGLRVLITEETIRARLPSLACAGVAVVDLDADAEPIARESGEDVLDPPGPDDVAYVIYTSGSTGQPKGVLIPHRALSNFLVSMRVEPGLVASDVLVAVTTLSFDIAGLELYLPLCAGARVDIASREVAADGARLAARLEAVGATVMQATPTTWRLLVESGWRGSPSLRIFCGGEALSRDLANRLCARGAGVWNLYGPTETTIWSTLEKVEPGEGPLTIGRPIANTSAYVLDARLQPLPDGVPGELCIGGMGLARGYLGRPELTAERFVVHPLDPNERLYRTGDLVRARTDGTIEYLGRLDHQVKVRGFRIELGEIEARLRSHPAVREAVAVAKEVAPSDPRLLAYVVMDRAQAGARNGEGEAFGAERIEQWRSIWDDTYRTAPAGEASDFDISGWSSRITGAPIPAETMREWVDTTVRAILETGPRKVLEIGCGTGLLLFRVAPMCTTYMATDISKAAIEGIRRRLALQPLPHVSLLERAANSLDDLEPGSFDTVILNSVVQYFPSADYLERVLARAVALVRPGGTVIVGDVRGLALLPAFHASLALHQAPAGALRRELARKVRVGMTEETELVLDPSFFRALAAEQPRITRVDVTPRRGRLPSEMNAFRYQVLLRVEGAAMAAPAGAGAKAVSTVWSEALDEAVLRAKLEHERPDVWTIEGIANARLTDARKVLAWLEGRDEREPVGALRAALREAPRAGLDPDAVAVLGEAAGYAVVTSWARHGGDGRFDVVFVRGQGREAEEQAYLAAAALAVEPGARDRGEAGAHANDPLFVKQSRRLGPALRAFLKEKLPEYMVPQIVTVLEAMPLTRNGKIDRKALPAPEGLRPELEVAFQAPEGEVETQIAAIWGELLGLEKVGMNDNFFDLGGHSLLVVQVRARLRELYGRDLRTTDLFQHPTVRTLARFLAPSPSEASSLESRGALAPRGPAVASRAEQRKELSKKQQMLREQRRGSKSPAAEG, encoded by the coding sequence ATGAGCCTCTCTCGCCCCACCCGGCACGGTCAACCGCTCTCGCACGGCCAGCGCGCGCTCTGGTTTCTCCATCAGAATGCGCCCGAGGATCCGGCTTACAACCTGGTTTTCGCGTGCTGGCTCCGGCGCCCGCTCGATGCGGCCGCTTGGCGGCGCGCGCTCGAGAAGCTGGTCGAACGACATCCCTCGTTGCGCACGCGCTATCCCCTCGATCATCTCGCGGACGATGGCCCCATTCAATGTGTCGACGATTGTGTACCGATATGTTTCGAGCATATGAAGGTGCCGGGGATTGGCGACGAGGAGCTTTGCGCGCAGGCGGCCGCCGCGTTCCGCAGGCCGTTCGTTCTGGAGCAAGGACCCGTCATTCGGCTGCACATCTTTTCGCGGACGCCCCAGGAGCACCTTTGGCTTCTGCCCGTGCACCACATTGCGGCCGACTACTGGTCGCTGCAAATCCTGACCGATGAGATTTTTGCCTTCTACCTCGAAGAAACCGAAGGCGTAGCCTCCGCGCTGCCGGCGCACGGCACGAGCTACGCCGAGTTCGTCCGTTGGCAGGACGACATGCTCGAGGGCCCCGAGGGCGATCGCCTTTGGGCGCACTGGAAAGCGCAGCTCGGCGGTGAGCTCCCGGTCCTGGACCTGCCCACCGACCGCCCTCGGCCGGCCTTGCAGACATACCGCGGAAGCGTTCACGAGTTCCGGCTCGATGCCGCGCTGACAGCGCGCCTTCGGCAATTTGCACGCGCGCGCGGGGCGACCCTTCATACCGTCATTCGCACGGGCTTTCAGGCGCTCCTTCATCGCTACTCCGGTCAGGACGAGCAGCTCCTGGGGACGCTCACCTCGGGGCGCGGGGGGCGAGCCGATCTGGCGGAGACCATCGGGTACTTCGTGAACCCGGTGGCCCTGCGCGCGGATTTCTCCGGGGACCCGAGCTTTGCCCAGGCGCTCGAGCGCGCGCGGGTCGTGGCCAAGGGCGCCTTTCAACATCAGGAATATCCGTTTGCGCTGGCGGTCGAGCGGCTTCGCCCGCCACGCGATCCAAGCCGGACGCCGCTCTTTCAGGTCACCTTCATCTTGCAGAAGCCGCACCGCTTGCCCGGCTCCTTGCCGTTCGTGCTCGGCCCGGGCGGCGCGCGGATGAACCTTCGCGGCTTCGAGCTCGAGTCGGTGGCGCTCGCGCAAGGGGTCACACGCTTCGATCTCGATCTCATGATGGAGGAGCTCGACGACGATGTGTGGGGTTGTCTTATGTACAACCTCGACCTCTTCGATCGAGCCCGGGTGGCGCGCATGATGGAGCATCTGGCGGTGCTCCTCGGGGCGGCGGCCGAATCGCCCGATCGACCCATCTCGGAGCTTCCGCTTCTCACGGACGGAGAGCGGGCGGAGCTCGAGCTCCGCGCGCGCGTGACGCGGCGGGGTGGGTATGGCACGAATACAGTGCTCGATCTCTTCGCAGCGCAGCGCGCACACAGGCCCGATGCAGTGGCCGCCACGGACGGGGTGTCCACGCGCACGTATGCCGAGCTTGGCGAGCGCGCGCATCGGTTGGCGCGCTACCTTCGCAAGCGGGGGGTCGGGCCTGGGGTGCTGGTCGGTGTGTGCGTCGATCGTTCGGTGCGCATGCTGGAGGCGACCTTGGGTGTGCTGGCGGCGGGCGGCGCGTACGTTCCGCTCGATCCGGGCTTTCCGGAGGAGCGGCTGGCCTTCATGCGCGAGGACTCCGGGCTGCGCGTGCTCATCACGGAGGAGACGATTCGGGCGCGGCTCCCGTCGCTCGCCTGCGCGGGGGTCGCGGTGGTCGACCTCGATGCGGACGCGGAGCCCATCGCGCGCGAGAGCGGCGAGGACGTGCTCGATCCCCCCGGGCCCGACGATGTGGCGTACGTGATTTACACGTCGGGATCGACGGGGCAGCCGAAGGGCGTGCTCATCCCGCATCGGGCGCTCTCCAATTTTCTCGTGTCGATGCGGGTGGAGCCCGGGCTCGTCGCGAGCGATGTGCTCGTGGCGGTGACGACCTTGTCGTTCGACATCGCAGGGCTCGAGCTGTACCTCCCGCTTTGCGCGGGGGCGCGCGTGGACATCGCGAGCCGGGAGGTGGCCGCCGATGGCGCACGCCTCGCCGCGCGGCTCGAGGCGGTGGGTGCCACGGTCATGCAGGCCACGCCGACCACCTGGCGGCTTCTGGTCGAGAGCGGCTGGCGCGGCTCACCCTCGCTCCGGATCTTTTGCGGGGGCGAGGCGCTCTCGCGCGATCTCGCCAACCGGCTTTGCGCGCGGGGCGCCGGCGTATGGAACCTGTATGGGCCCACCGAGACGACGATCTGGTCGACCTTGGAGAAGGTGGAGCCGGGTGAAGGTCCGCTGACCATCGGGCGCCCCATCGCCAACACGTCCGCGTACGTGCTCGATGCGCGCCTGCAGCCGCTGCCCGACGGTGTGCCGGGCGAGCTGTGCATCGGGGGAATGGGGCTCGCGCGCGGCTACTTGGGGAGGCCCGAGCTCACCGCGGAGCGGTTCGTGGTGCACCCGCTCGATCCGAACGAACGTCTCTACCGGACCGGGGATCTGGTGCGCGCGCGGACCGATGGAACGATCGAATACCTGGGGCGGCTTGACCATCAGGTGAAGGTGCGGGGCTTTCGCATCGAGCTCGGCGAGATCGAGGCGCGTTTGCGCTCGCACCCGGCCGTGCGCGAAGCCGTCGCCGTGGCCAAAGAGGTGGCGCCCAGCGATCCGAGGCTCCTGGCGTACGTGGTGATGGACCGGGCGCAGGCGGGCGCACGAAACGGCGAGGGCGAAGCGTTTGGCGCCGAGCGGATCGAGCAGTGGCGCTCGATCTGGGATGATACGTACCGCACGGCGCCGGCTGGCGAGGCATCGGATTTCGATATCTCCGGGTGGAGCTCGCGCATCACGGGCGCGCCGATCCCCGCGGAGACGATGCGCGAGTGGGTCGACACCACGGTGCGCGCCATCCTGGAGACGGGGCCGCGGAAGGTGCTCGAGATCGGCTGCGGTACGGGGCTCTTGCTCTTCCGCGTCGCGCCCATGTGCACGACGTATATGGCGACGGATATCTCGAAGGCGGCCATCGAAGGGATCCGGCGGCGCCTGGCCTTGCAGCCGCTGCCGCACGTGAGCCTGCTCGAGCGCGCGGCCAACTCGCTGGACGATCTCGAGCCCGGCTCCTTCGACACCGTGATCCTCAACTCCGTGGTGCAGTACTTTCCGAGCGCGGACTACCTCGAACGGGTGCTCGCGCGCGCGGTGGCGTTGGTGCGGCCGGGCGGCACGGTCATCGTGGGCGATGTGCGGGGCCTTGCGCTGCTCCCCGCGTTTCATGCGTCGCTGGCGCTTCATCAGGCGCCGGCCGGGGCGCTGCGCCGCGAGCTCGCGCGCAAGGTCCGCGTGGGGATGACGGAGGAGACGGAGCTCGTGCTCGATCCGTCGTTCTTTCGCGCCCTCGCCGCCGAGCAGCCGCGCATCACCCGCGTGGACGTGACGCCGCGGCGCGGTCGTCTGCCGAGCGAGATGAACGCGTTCCGTTATCAGGTGCTGCTTCGGGTCGAGGGCGCGGCCATGGCGGCGCCTGCGGGCGCGGGCGCGAAGGCGGTGAGCACCGTGTGGAGCGAGGCGCTCGACGAGGCGGTCCTTCGTGCGAAGCTCGAACACGAGCGGCCCGATGTGTGGACGATCGAGGGGATCGCCAACGCGCGGCTCACCGATGCGCGCAAGGTGCTCGCATGGCTCGAGGGCCGCGATGAGCGTGAGCCGGTGGGCGCGCTGCGGGCGGCGCTTCGCGAGGCTCCGCGCGCGGGGCTCGATCCCGACGCGGTCGCGGTGTTGGGGGAAGCCGCGGGGTACGCGGTGGTGACGAGCTGGGCCCGGCACGGGGGCGATGGTCGGTTCGACGTGGTGTTCGTGCGCGGTCAGGGACGCGAGGCCGAGGAGCAGGCGTACCTCGCCGCCGCGGCGCTGGCCGTAGAACCCGGCGCGCGCGATCGAGGCGAGGCCGGGGCGCACGCGAACGATCCGCTCTTCGTCAAACAGAGCCGGCGGCTCGGGCCGGCGCTTCGCGCGTTCCTGAAGGAGAAGCTGCCCGAGTACATGGTGCCGCAGATCGTGACGGTGCTCGAGGCCATGCCGCTCACGCGAAACGGCAAGATCGATCGAAAGGCGCTGCCTGCGCCCGAGGGCCTACGGCCCGAGCTCGAGGTGGCGTTTCAAGCGCCCGAGGGCGAGGTCGAGACGCAAATCGCGGCGATCTGGGGCGAGCTCCTGGGGCTGGAGAAGGTCGGCATGAACGACAACTTCTTCGACTTGGGCGGGCACTCGCTGCTGGTCGTGCAGGTGCGCGCGCGGCTGCGCGAGCTCTACGGACGGGATCTCCGCACGACCGATTTGTTCCAACACCCGACGGTGCGCACCCTCGCGCGCTTCCTCGCGCCGTCGCCGTCCGAGGCCTCGTCCCTCGAATCGCGGGGGGCGCTCGCGCCGCGCGGGCCGGCGGTGGCCTCGCGCGCGGAGCAGCGCAAGGAGCTGTCGAAGAAGCAGCAGATGCTGCGCGAGCAGCGCCGCGGCTCGAAGAGCCCCGCGGCGGAGGGGTGA
- a CDS encoding IS701 family transposase, with protein MSSTGWEQRFDRFLEPFLAAWRTKKRRYWAPLYLRGLLLPGERKSIEPLAERVAPGHEQELRHFVSESAWDAAAVEEVLWEKADALLGADDAFLIIDDTALPKKGSESVGVAHQYCGALGKQANCQCLVSVTLANDIVPLPLSLQLYVPMDWAADPERRAKVGIPDNVVFREKWRIAIDEVRRLRKAGVRFGTVLADAGYGHCTEFREALSSEGLLWALGVQSTQQVYPANVKTKMPARIGNQKHPIPSHPVDAASEMIQALGDKGFKKVTWRTTTTGRPMSARFARCRVAIADGKRTGVGCRLPGTEAWLVCEERANGEKKYYLTNHPTDASLRKVVGAIKARWSCEEAQTQTVKSWSASRWSDEFSSWFVDRDIAA; from the coding sequence GTGTCTTCGACAGGTTGGGAGCAGCGCTTCGATCGGTTCCTCGAGCCCTTTCTCGCGGCGTGGCGGACGAAGAAACGCAGGTATTGGGCACCGCTCTACCTGCGAGGGCTACTGCTGCCCGGCGAGCGGAAGAGTATCGAGCCGCTGGCAGAGCGAGTTGCGCCTGGTCACGAGCAGGAGTTGCGTCACTTCGTAAGCGAGTCTGCTTGGGACGCCGCGGCGGTCGAAGAAGTGCTGTGGGAGAAGGCGGATGCATTACTTGGTGCGGACGATGCGTTCTTGATCATCGACGACACCGCACTCCCAAAGAAGGGAAGCGAATCGGTTGGCGTCGCACATCAGTACTGCGGAGCGCTCGGAAAACAGGCGAACTGTCAGTGCTTGGTGTCCGTGACGTTGGCCAACGACATCGTTCCCCTTCCGCTGTCCTTGCAGCTCTACGTTCCGATGGATTGGGCTGCCGACCCGGAGCGACGCGCGAAAGTGGGCATCCCGGACAACGTCGTCTTTCGCGAGAAGTGGAGGATCGCGATCGACGAAGTGAGACGCCTTCGGAAAGCGGGCGTTCGGTTCGGGACGGTGCTGGCCGACGCCGGTTACGGCCACTGCACAGAGTTTCGCGAGGCGCTTTCGAGCGAAGGGCTGCTCTGGGCACTCGGAGTACAGTCGACTCAACAGGTCTATCCGGCCAACGTGAAAACCAAGATGCCAGCTCGCATCGGAAATCAGAAACATCCGATTCCGAGCCACCCCGTCGATGCCGCCTCGGAGATGATTCAGGCCCTCGGTGATAAAGGATTCAAGAAAGTCACCTGGCGAACAACGACGACAGGCAGACCGATGAGTGCCCGCTTCGCTCGTTGTCGCGTCGCCATCGCAGACGGCAAGCGAACCGGCGTCGGATGCCGTTTGCCCGGCACGGAGGCCTGGCTCGTCTGTGAAGAACGAGCGAACGGCGAAAAGAAGTACTACCTAACGAACCATCCAACCGACGCATCGCTTCGGAAAGTCGTGGGCGCGATCAAAGCGCGCTGGTCGTGCGAGGAAGCCCAGACGCAAACCGTAAAATCTTGGTCCGCTTCGCGCTGGAGCGACGAGTTTTCAAGCTGGTTCGTCGATCGCGACATCGCGGCGTAG
- a CDS encoding beta-lactamase family protein, with protein MMRTTPKSTTVGRRDALKALGGLGTLLVWGCHPNGESSSTPPPDRVGKTMAGYVERGEVPGVVTLVSRRGEVRVDAFGHKAIGGKAPVQRDTIFRIASMSKPITAAAAMILVEEGKLRLDSPIDGLLPELANRRVLRRLDGPLDDTVPAKRAITVRDLLTFRMGFGLLMVPPEAYPIVKAANELKVSVGAPRPQETPAPDEWLRRLGTLPLMHQPGEKWMYHTGADVLGIAIARASGRSFGAFLEERIFQPLGMKDTGFAVPAATIDRLATSYSPNVTTGKLELFDEAAGGQWSRPPAFPSGGGGLASTADDMLAFGRMMLDGGTLGGTRVLRSESVQSMITDQLTPEQKASAIFAEGFFDSRGWGFGQSIITGRDELGRPVGTFGWDGGLGTSWYCNPKEDVIGILMTQRAWTSPNPPNVCRDFWRSVYASG; from the coding sequence ATGATGCGCACGACACCGAAATCGACCACCGTGGGCCGGCGAGATGCGTTGAAGGCGCTCGGCGGCTTGGGCACCCTGCTCGTATGGGGCTGTCATCCGAACGGAGAAAGCTCGTCCACCCCCCCGCCCGATCGCGTGGGCAAAACCATGGCCGGCTATGTCGAGCGCGGCGAGGTGCCGGGCGTCGTCACCCTGGTCAGCCGGCGCGGCGAGGTGCGCGTGGACGCGTTCGGGCACAAGGCCATCGGCGGCAAGGCCCCCGTCCAGCGCGACACCATCTTCCGCATCGCATCGATGAGCAAACCCATCACCGCCGCCGCCGCCATGATCCTGGTGGAGGAGGGCAAGCTGCGCCTGGACTCGCCCATCGATGGCCTGCTCCCGGAGCTCGCCAACCGCCGGGTGCTGCGGCGGCTCGATGGCCCGCTCGATGATACCGTGCCCGCCAAGCGCGCCATCACCGTGCGCGATCTGCTGACGTTTCGCATGGGATTCGGGCTGCTGATGGTGCCGCCCGAGGCTTACCCCATCGTCAAAGCGGCCAATGAGCTCAAGGTCAGCGTGGGCGCGCCGCGGCCGCAGGAGACACCCGCGCCCGACGAGTGGCTGCGCCGCCTGGGCACCTTGCCGCTCATGCACCAGCCGGGCGAAAAATGGATGTATCATACAGGCGCCGACGTCCTGGGCATCGCGATCGCGCGCGCATCGGGCCGCTCGTTCGGCGCGTTCCTCGAGGAGCGCATCTTTCAGCCGCTCGGCATGAAGGACACCGGCTTCGCGGTCCCCGCGGCCACGATCGATCGACTGGCCACCAGCTATTCGCCGAATGTCACCACCGGGAAGCTCGAGCTCTTCGACGAGGCGGCCGGCGGCCAGTGGAGCCGCCCGCCCGCGTTCCCATCGGGCGGCGGCGGCCTCGCCTCCACCGCCGACGATATGCTCGCCTTCGGTCGCATGATGCTGGACGGGGGAACGCTCGGCGGCACGCGCGTCCTGCGCAGCGAGTCGGTGCAGAGCATGATCACGGACCAACTGACCCCGGAGCAGAAGGCCAGCGCCATCTTCGCCGAGGGTTTCTTCGACAGCCGCGGCTGGGGGTTTGGCCAATCGATCATCACCGGCCGCGACGAGCTGGGGCGGCCCGTCGGGACCTTCGGCTGGGACGGCGGCTTGGGCACCTCGTGGTACTGCAACCCCAAAGAAGACGTCATTGGCATCCTCATGACCCAACGCGCTTGGACTTCGCCGAATCCACCGAACGTGTGCCGCGACTTTTGGCGCTCGGTCTACGCGAGCGGCTGA
- a CDS encoding molybdopterin oxidoreductase family protein — protein MAKIPTSDLAITRAYGPHLSAAVRMGGEPEKLVKTHCCFCGQQCGIQLKVRQNEVIGFEPWDEFPFNRGMLCPKGVKRYLQGSHPDRLQSALRRDPSSPSGFRPMPYTEAIELAARELGRLQEAHGPSSVAVLGGASLTTEKAYLLGKFARVALKTPYIDYNGRLCMVSAGAGNRRAFGIDRVTSPWSDMLETGVVWVAGTNVADCSPITTNYVWQARENGAKVIVQDPRITPIARTCDLYLPVRPGRDAALFAGVLHLLIENADKGWIDRDFIAANTIGFEKAADYCRAWTPARTAEVTGVPERSIRQAAEIWGSARSSFLLHARGIEHHSNGVENVLGAINLVLATGRIGKPNSGYGTIVGQANGQGGREHGQKCDQLPGLRDISNPEHRKYVARIWGIEERDMPGPGVDAYEIFRKIDAGEIKGLLSICFNPKVSLPDSGFVTRALEKLEFYAAIDFFLNDTARHADLVLAGSLQEEDEGTVTQVEGRVIKINQAVEPPGEARQDWRIVQDVARAMGRPKGFDFESPRDIFNELRVASQYGIADYSGITYEKLTEQMGVFWPCPAEDPKTRHPTPNHPGTPRLFEPGSYNPIAKGAGPFYFPDGKARFHAAEYRTPVDDPDESYPLFLTTGRVVSQFLSGTQTRRIGPLVDQYPEPRIEMHPRLAAKHGIADGDWVTCETRRAEITLRAMVVTTIRPDTLFVPYHWAGPKSINRLTVAAQDPISKIPQFKVCACRLRKAAGAPDYTATLEPQQ, from the coding sequence ATGGCAAAGATCCCCACCTCGGACCTCGCCATCACGCGAGCCTATGGTCCCCACCTCTCGGCCGCCGTCCGCATGGGCGGCGAGCCGGAGAAGCTCGTCAAAACCCACTGCTGTTTCTGTGGTCAGCAATGCGGCATCCAGCTGAAGGTGCGCCAGAACGAGGTCATCGGCTTCGAGCCCTGGGACGAATTCCCATTCAACCGTGGAATGCTCTGCCCCAAAGGCGTGAAGCGCTACTTGCAAGGCTCGCACCCCGACCGCCTTCAGAGCGCCCTGCGCCGCGATCCATCGAGCCCATCGGGTTTTCGACCCATGCCGTACACCGAGGCCATCGAGCTCGCCGCGCGCGAGCTCGGGCGGCTGCAAGAAGCGCACGGTCCGAGCAGCGTGGCGGTGCTGGGCGGCGCCAGCCTGACCACGGAAAAGGCTTACCTGCTGGGCAAGTTTGCGCGCGTCGCGTTGAAGACACCGTACATCGACTACAACGGGCGCCTCTGCATGGTGAGCGCCGGGGCCGGCAACCGCAGGGCATTCGGCATCGACCGGGTCACCAGCCCTTGGTCGGACATGCTGGAGACCGGGGTGGTCTGGGTCGCCGGCACCAACGTGGCCGACTGCTCGCCCATCACCACCAACTACGTGTGGCAGGCGCGCGAAAACGGGGCCAAGGTCATCGTGCAGGATCCGCGCATCACGCCCATCGCGCGCACCTGCGATCTGTATTTGCCCGTGCGCCCCGGCCGCGACGCCGCGCTCTTCGCCGGCGTCCTCCACCTTCTGATCGAGAACGCCGACAAGGGATGGATCGACCGGGACTTCATCGCGGCGAACACCATCGGGTTCGAGAAGGCGGCCGACTACTGCCGCGCGTGGACCCCCGCGCGCACCGCCGAGGTCACCGGCGTGCCCGAGCGGTCCATCCGCCAGGCGGCGGAGATATGGGGCTCGGCGCGATCGAGCTTCCTCCTGCACGCGCGCGGCATCGAGCACCACTCGAACGGCGTCGAGAACGTGCTCGGCGCCATCAACTTGGTGCTCGCCACCGGGCGCATCGGAAAGCCGAACAGCGGCTACGGCACCATCGTGGGCCAAGCCAACGGGCAAGGGGGGCGCGAGCACGGCCAAAAGTGCGATCAGCTCCCCGGCCTTCGCGACATCTCGAACCCCGAGCACCGCAAATACGTCGCCCGCATTTGGGGCATCGAGGAGCGCGACATGCCGGGCCCCGGGGTCGACGCGTACGAGATCTTTCGCAAGATCGACGCGGGCGAGATCAAGGGGCTGCTCTCCATCTGCTTCAACCCCAAGGTATCGTTGCCCGACAGCGGGTTCGTCACTCGGGCGCTCGAGAAGCTCGAGTTCTACGCGGCCATCGACTTCTTCCTCAACGACACCGCGCGCCACGCCGATCTGGTGCTCGCCGGGAGCCTCCAGGAGGAGGACGAGGGGACGGTCACCCAAGTCGAAGGGAGGGTCATCAAGATCAACCAAGCCGTCGAGCCGCCGGGCGAGGCACGGCAAGACTGGCGCATCGTTCAAGATGTGGCGCGCGCCATGGGGCGGCCAAAGGGCTTCGATTTCGAGAGCCCGCGCGACATCTTCAACGAGCTGCGCGTCGCCAGCCAGTACGGCATCGCCGACTACTCGGGGATCACCTACGAGAAGCTCACGGAACAAATGGGCGTCTTCTGGCCATGCCCCGCGGAAGATCCAAAGACCCGCCATCCGACGCCGAACCACCCGGGCACACCGAGGCTCTTCGAGCCCGGCAGCTACAACCCGATTGCAAAGGGCGCGGGCCCCTTTTATTTCCCCGATGGCAAGGCGCGCTTCCACGCCGCGGAGTACCGCACACCGGTGGACGACCCCGACGAATCGTATCCCCTTTTTCTGACCACGGGGCGGGTGGTGAGCCAGTTCCTATCCGGTACGCAGACGCGCCGCATCGGGCCGCTGGTCGACCAATATCCGGAGCCGCGCATCGAGATGCACCCGAGGCTCGCGGCCAAGCACGGCATCGCCGACGGCGATTGGGTCACCTGCGAGACGCGCCGCGCCGAAATCACCTTGCGCGCCATGGTGGTGACCACCATACGCCCCGATACGCTCTTCGTTCCTTATCACTGGGCGGGCCCCAAGAGCATCAACCGCCTCACGGTGGCGGCGCAGGATCCCATCAGCAAGATCCCTCAATTCAAGGTCTGCGCGTGCCGGCTCCGCAAGGCGGCCGGCGCCCCCGACTACACGGCGACCCTCGAACCGCAGCAGTGA
- a CDS encoding HAD family hydrolase, producing MRALIFDLDGTLVDTVYAHVFAWQQALAEAGMSIDGWRIHRKIGMSGGLFTRALARELGRSLEPGEARALQDRHGVIFRQLLPERRPLPGAIALLRRLRELEVPHGIATSGRRPEIDPSLRALEIPASTVVIERGDVARAKPEPDLFLACQSRLSVAAEECYVIGDAVWDLLAARRARMMSIGLLTGGYGEDELSGAGAYRVYRDAAELDASLDELGVLP from the coding sequence ATGCGCGCCCTCATCTTCGATCTCGACGGTACCCTGGTCGATACGGTTTACGCCCACGTCTTTGCGTGGCAGCAGGCGCTCGCGGAGGCGGGCATGTCCATCGACGGGTGGCGCATTCACCGCAAGATCGGCATGAGCGGCGGCCTGTTCACGCGGGCGCTCGCGCGCGAGCTGGGTCGCAGCCTCGAGCCCGGCGAGGCGCGCGCGCTGCAAGATCGGCACGGTGTCATCTTTCGCCAGCTGCTCCCCGAGCGCCGGCCGCTTCCCGGCGCCATCGCGCTCCTGCGCCGGTTGCGCGAGCTGGAGGTTCCCCATGGCATCGCCACCTCGGGGCGCCGTCCCGAGATCGATCCGTCGCTCCGCGCGCTCGAGATCCCCGCGAGCACCGTGGTCATCGAGCGCGGGGACGTGGCGCGCGCCAAGCCGGAGCCGGATCTCTTTCTGGCCTGCCAGTCGCGTCTGTCCGTTGCGGCCGAGGAGTGTTACGTCATCGGCGACGCCGTGTGGGATCTCCTCGCGGCGCGGCGCGCGCGCATGATGAGCATCGGTCTTCTGACCGGCGGCTACGGCGAAGACGAGCTGTCGGGCGCGGGGGCCTATCGCGTCTACCGCGACGCCGCGGAGCTCGATGCTTCGCTCGACGAGCTCGGCGTCCTTCCCTGA
- a CDS encoding 4Fe-4S binding protein, which yields MPHHAHLEFFLDPSRCIGCQSCVQACSECDTHKGDSMIHLEYIDRSQSVQTVPMVCMHCEQPTCAEVCPADAIKRTGDGIVQSARKPRCIACGNCVMACPFGVPELYIDRQIMMKCDMCYDRTSIGKKPMCATVCPSQALFFGTREQIDALRPQSMPTNRFTFGEQTITTRVNVMVPRHKAPPAPHLDVTSAMDERPQNRTVRLKVVRSEAAVEPRIDDPFGEVEI from the coding sequence ATGCCCCACCACGCCCACCTCGAGTTCTTCCTCGATCCGAGCCGATGCATCGGTTGCCAGTCGTGCGTCCAAGCGTGCAGCGAATGCGACACGCACAAGGGCGACTCCATGATTCACCTCGAGTACATCGATCGCAGCCAGAGCGTGCAGACGGTGCCCATGGTCTGCATGCACTGCGAGCAGCCCACGTGCGCCGAGGTCTGCCCGGCCGACGCCATCAAGCGCACGGGCGACGGAATCGTGCAGAGTGCACGCAAACCGCGCTGCATCGCCTGCGGCAACTGCGTGATGGCCTGCCCCTTCGGTGTTCCAGAGTTGTACATCGATCGTCAAATCATGATGAAGTGCGATATGTGCTACGACCGCACGTCCATTGGGAAGAAGCCCATGTGCGCCACCGTCTGCCCTAGCCAGGCGCTCTTCTTCGGCACCCGCGAGCAAATCGATGCGCTCCGCCCGCAGTCGATGCCGACCAATCGATTCACCTTTGGCGAACAGACGATTACGACGCGCGTCAACGTCATGGTGCCCAGGCACAAAGCCCCGCCGGCGCCCCACCTGGACGTGACGTCGGCGATGGATGAGCGCCCCCAAAATCGCACGGTTCGATTGAAGGTCGTGCGCAGCGAGGCGGCGGTCGAACCGCGCATCGACGACCCCTTCGGCGAAGTGGAGATCTGA